One part of the Pandoraea faecigallinarum genome encodes these proteins:
- the cobO gene encoding cob(I)yrinic acid a,c-diamide adenosyltransferase has translation MKTDSESHLRMTQRRREGHEKKQAAATTEKGLLIVHTGNGKGKSTAAFGMAVRMLGHDQRIGVVQFIKGALHTSERDFLGSHARCDFVTMGDGYTWNTQNRDADIATARKGWQAAVDMIGSGNYKMVILDELNTVLKYKYLPLEEVLGVLGARGEMQHVVVTGRHAPDELIEAADLVTEMRLVKHPYREQGVKAQQGIEF, from the coding sequence ATGAAGACCGATAGCGAATCCCACCTGCGCATGACGCAGCGACGCCGCGAGGGACACGAAAAGAAGCAGGCCGCAGCGACGACCGAAAAGGGCCTTCTCATCGTGCACACCGGCAATGGCAAGGGCAAGAGCACCGCGGCGTTCGGCATGGCGGTTCGCATGCTGGGCCACGATCAGCGCATCGGTGTCGTGCAGTTCATCAAGGGCGCATTGCACACGTCCGAGCGCGACTTTCTCGGCAGCCATGCCCGATGCGACTTCGTCACGATGGGCGACGGCTACACGTGGAATACGCAGAACCGCGACGCCGACATCGCGACGGCGCGCAAAGGCTGGCAGGCGGCCGTCGACATGATCGGGAGCGGCAACTACAAGATGGTGATTCTCGACGAACTGAACACCGTGCTGAAGTACAAGTATCTGCCGCTTGAGGAAGTGCTCGGCGTGCTCGGCGCACGCGGCGAGATGCAGCACGTCGTCGTCACCGGCCGGCACGCGCCGGACGAGCTGATCGAAGCGGCGGATCTCGTCACGGAGATGCGGCTCGTGAAGCACCCATATCGCGAGCAGGGTGTGAAGGCGCAACAGGGCATCGAGTTCTGA
- a CDS encoding cobalamin biosynthesis protein, giving the protein MRAALGSRTLAEVGAVATLDRKAADPALVRFCEHHGLALIGCAPADIETCLDAHPQLPRSNTVYQHTGVHAVCEPCALLAASGGTLLAARHIGDGLSVAIATKAPMESRHDEDR; this is encoded by the coding sequence GTGCGCGCGGCGCTGGGGTCACGCACGCTGGCGGAAGTCGGCGCGGTGGCAACGCTCGACAGAAAGGCCGCCGACCCCGCGCTCGTCCGTTTCTGCGAGCATCACGGCCTTGCCTTGATAGGATGCGCACCTGCGGATATCGAAACGTGTCTGGATGCCCATCCGCAGTTGCCACGTTCGAACACCGTTTACCAACACACCGGCGTGCACGCCGTCTGCGAGCCCTGCGCATTGCTGGCCGCGTCGGGCGGCACGTTGCTTGCCGCCCGGCATATCGGCGATGGCCTGAGCGTCGCCATCGCCACGAAAGCGCCAATGGAGTCACGACACGATGAAGACCGATAG